Proteins found in one Meiothermus sp. Pnk-1 genomic segment:
- a CDS encoding DUF4384 domain-containing protein — protein MGLSLRLPSLVLLALLLSACTIGVRPGTVSVGVGFGVELSPVITQFRPDRGEGSYYRVGEAVRFVISLNRPGYIALVGVDPDGRAYEFDRYYLNPGTYTLPLASRQIQYTLTYPLGLQQVRAIYTNTPAPASVRFEGRIYSDGFNSRTSSYLQLSGAQVRDVRDTYFYITQ, from the coding sequence GCTTTCGGCCTGTACGATTGGCGTTCGCCCCGGTACGGTGAGCGTGGGGGTAGGCTTTGGCGTGGAGCTGAGCCCCGTCATCACCCAGTTCCGCCCGGACCGCGGAGAAGGCAGTTATTACCGGGTTGGGGAAGCCGTGCGCTTTGTGATCAGCTTGAATCGCCCCGGTTACATCGCCCTGGTCGGGGTAGATCCCGATGGCCGGGCCTACGAGTTCGACCGCTACTACCTCAACCCCGGTACCTACACCCTCCCTCTGGCCAGCCGGCAGATCCAGTACACCCTGACCTACCCCCTGGGCTTGCAACAGGTGCGGGCCATTTACACCAACACCCCTGCTCCGGCCTCGGTGCGTTTTGAAGGGCGGATTTATAGCGATGGCTTCAACAGCCGCACCAGCAGCTACCTTCAGCTGAGCGGGGCCCAGGTGCGCGACGTGCGCGATACCTACTTCTACATCACCCAGTAG